In Porites lutea chromosome 1, jaPorLute2.1, whole genome shotgun sequence, a single genomic region encodes these proteins:
- the LOC140935180 gene encoding steroid 17-alpha-hydroxylase/17,20 lyase-like produces the protein MSSSVLGMIYDSLSLGNIFLLLLLLFLLHYLMVLYEFRNMPPGPRFTTLPVLGNIFSLDLDAETVPETFRSLKKFYGDIFSLKIGSYNLIMASSSEAVKEVLVTKSGDYAGRSDFYTFYTVTLGGKDIVFGNYGPAWRFYRKLFITALRQYVSNTSLVEEKVLAQAEKLVHFMEQYDGKPFDPADYLQRSIADVLCGIIFKDGSDTTNPDMDKLLKLNVKVTERADDIRVAAILDFFRGAHHLPIKARNRVLRLFYEIHDVIRKLLRERKETFHLGKQVEDFMSALLRARHDLEAECKSDEERSALLSEDYFIVTIEDMFIAGFETTSTALRFAIAFLSGNLKYQKDIQSQLDEVLCGLRPSLEDRPKLPLIQAMILETLRLGNVVPLAIPHVALSDTTLGSYRVPKGTIVYANTESVHLHPKCWDDPTVFNPYRHIDAEGKLITNEGNLYPFGAGRRVCAGESLAKVKLFLFSSLLLQNFTFLPGDGHPPKSKAGIIQFPERYTIHAMKRQ, from the exons ATGTCGTCGTCAGTGCTTGGCATGATTTACGATTCTCTCAGTCTCGGAAATATTTTTCTGCTGTTGCTTCTGTTGTTCCTTCTTCATTACCTGATGGTGCTCTACGAGTTTAGAAACATGCCACCCGGTCCTCGCTTCACAACTCTCCCTGTGCTTGGAAACATCTTTTCTCTCGACCTTGATGCTGAGACCGTGCCGGAAACATTCAGAAG TCTTAAGAAATTCTACGGGGATATTTTCTCTCTGAAAATTGGAAGCTACAATTTGATTATGGCTTCAAGTTCTGAGGCTGTCAAGGAAGTGCTTGTAACTAAATCTGGTGATTACGCTGGAAGATCGGATTTCTATACCTTCTATACAGTAACCTTAG GTGGGAAAGATATAGTTTTTGGTAACTATGGGCCTGCCTGGAGGTTTTACCGAAAATTATTCATCACAGCCTTACGCCAGTACGTCTCAAACACTTCTCTGGTAGAAGAAAAAGTCTTAGCTCAGGCCGAAAAACTGGTGCACTTTATGGAACAGTATGACGGAAAGCCTTTTGACCCTGCAGATTACTTGCAGCGAAGTATAGCCGATGTACTTTGTGGAATAATTTTTAAAGACGGCTCTGACACCACAAACCCAGATATGGACAAACTTTTGAAGCTAAACGTTAAGGTAACTGAAAGGGCTGATGATATCAGGGTGGCCGCCATCTTAGACTTTTTTCGGGGAGCGCATCACTTGCCTATAAAGGCGCGCAATCGGGTCCTTAGGCTCTTCTATGAGATTCACGATGTCATTCGCAAATTACTaagggaaagaaaagaaacttttcacCTTGGCAAACAAGTGGAAGATTTCATGTCAGCTTTGCTTCGAGCCAGACACGACCTCGAGGCAGAATGCAAGAGTGACGAAGAAAGATCCGCTCTACTGTCAGAGGATTATTTCATCGTCACCATCGAGGACATGTTTATTGCTGGGTTTGAGACCACAAGCACTGCACTGCGCTTTGCAATAGCGTTCTTGTCTGGCAATCTAAAGTACCAAAAGGACATTCAAAGCCAGTTAGATGAAGTGCTTTGTGGGCTAAGACCCTCCTTGGAGGATCGCCCTAAGCTACCACTCATTCAGGCGATGATCTTGGAAACATTGAGATTAGGAAATGTGGTACCTCTTGCTATTCCTCACGTAGCCCTCTCCGATACAACTCTCGGCAGCTACCGCGTTCCCAAGGGCACAATCGTCTATGCAAACACAGAGTCCGTCCATCTGCATCCAAAATGCTGGGATGATCCCACCGTTTTTAACCCATACCGCCATATTGATGCAGAAGGCAAGCTGATCACCAACGAAGGTAATCTCTATCCTTTTGGAGCTGGGCGTCGAGTTTGCGCTGGTGAATCATTAGCTAAGGTTAAGCTGTTCTTGTTTTCCTCGTTGTTGCTGCAAAACTTCACGTTTCTTCCTGGAGATGGTCATCCTCCAAAATCAAAAGCAGGTATCATTCAGTTTCCTGAACGTTACACGATACATGCAATGAAACGGCAGTGA
- the LOC140947294 gene encoding uncharacterized protein — protein MKVLLAFLVVLLLTETSFSEFTDFESGVVTGVLQHKDTKKCIRFGTLSRYAEWTCKASWRGRFRSCSDNVAQLATSSCPTVKLAINGLVGVSGGCLHWFNNIDVFKSPCGRWPGDWNHFENLIHVSVQPDGQIFFSNGQYCIAIHSGYDPKLRALSSSQAVCQASSSRFRLVSSGMSWFARDSSPQQATSIDTSANHCDYSGRRLCTAAEVCPSSPGGQSVAGVIGGSLTKAVLVVGDTFVDAATCQRLSQISSYTVDGFLCCPTGDLPSPKDFVSDGYGYLMHKSGKCAHYINQRLVLKTDCKSQTALMGWSNDGSIKQGTDCIVAESLGQCPPFQFSNVNSLQNVFTSKCLVPEAGELNPDDDTQLVETAACGEAYSSFVLKRIQGYLKHSSNKCVGVNEGKLVFEASCTSAEQVFYKEKFSSFLIHVASGKCVANPDPVGAALTLTDCTANGAATLTYDGTTLGYSGGKCVKPQRGGASPANNEELVIETGCSDAASTFHFADAIFCGDEPCTCVEGYEKHGENCFPINNCEISNGGCLGEAECVYTGPGTSMCVCPPGYQLDSDGTNCDQCLDNNCYSQCQFVDDDELKSVTSLQTHVEIRFLNIKTSDLLPYIGETTTELVVYAQQITISGVLTLPSGVDKVAFFSNEILKENGAQIVLWNNASHATEITGRRAVVKVENNKLLCDNRYSASNPWPGNVKGTVFNIYTSKTSAPFSCSGNYNTRDISIQAALKSKQNPKKSLDAELYSLILNCAKIMAQGTPFSKEGKLLKGSLPVTLIEYVLDEIRTAKKEQLDTNSVNALRLNAKNLMEDLSLRARGYYRVPYLSLKAHEKILILIKDDAKMAIQKYERFERISQDFAAGIEATDSMTELMTTIVRKNDLDVAALETELEAAKADCQAMKNKLEDAKTALDTAKATFEAGVRAYSNQQIANAVFSVLGGITTIFAGGAGAFMGFTIELGSLATDISKIQKTLFKLSIIMDSISKITEAANTFTDLHYDVLPYAGTEISDYYSKSMPEKKDQSLAVMVKEWDVFAAEADAFLGVGTASGISGASDYLAALKTVAIWGKGYHEKSITVQELLATLTKLKTLKNEQHEAQAKIKTSRDNALSLRTVNGELLIEMALQKQRLRNIMVEKLMSFCDSYFYNWLSECPVMPTMSDDLYALHEKVNQGLSAVINAVENFAPFIPQEFEATIILADDSQECNSVGKRSLRGRKRQHNERRSACGVNQLALNTLKCPISELKRAKGFLFKLDENDSDMFKGHERVHVDEIEIYYEGAQFDQNGSPGAKTAITTWISFTGMMTDVFRGRRYEFLAPPRITEFSYKIKTDNTYEVTQSGKVSSKYQEYYDGIAAITTWSVSLPASLNSPNLNLDGVNQIKIKLKGTRVPIQPVGSGDDDLGQVQGVAKMEKGRRHKRKETHDRKAS, from the exons ATGAAAGTCTTGTTGGCTTTCCTGGTCGTGTTGTTGCTTACAGAAACCAGTTTCAGTGAATTTACAGATTTTGAGAGCG GTGTTGTCACTGGGGTACTACAACACAAAGATACTAAGAAATGCATCAGATTTGGTACATTGAGTAGGTACGCTGAATGGACATGCAAAGCTAGCTGGAGAGGGCGTTTCAGATCGTGCTCTGATAATGTAGCACAACTGGCCACCTCAAGTTGTCCGACGGTGAAATTGGCCATAAACGGGTTAGTCGGTGTTTCAGGAGGATGTCTTCATTGGTTTAATAACATTGACGTCTTCAAG TCTCCCTGTGGTAGATGGCCGGGCGATTGGAATCACTTTGAAAACCTCATCCATGTCTCCGTGCAACCCGATGGACAGATTTTCTTCAGCAACGGTCAATACTGTATAGCTATACACTCAGGCTACGATCCCAAGTTGAGAGCTCTGAGCAGTTCACAAGCGGTGTGCCAGGCAAGCTCAAGCCGTTTCCGTTTAGTAT CTTCAGGCATGTCCTGGTTTGCTCGTGATTCTTCTCCTCAGCAAGCCACAAGTATCGACACAAGCGCAAATCACTGCGATTATTCAGGCAGAAGGCTCTGTACAGCAGCTGAAGTTTGCCCCTCCAGCCCTGGTGGTCAAAGTGTTGCGGGCGTCATTGGCGGAAGTTTAACAAAAGCTGTTCTCGTGGTAGGAGACACATTCGTGGACGCTGCGACTTGTCAAAGACTCTCCCAAATATCAAGCTATACCGTTGATGGTTTTTTATGTTGTCCTACCGGTGACCTGCCAAGTCCTAAAGACTTTGTCAGTGACG gttacGGTTACCTAATGCACAAAAGTGGAAAGTGCGCTCATTATATTAACCAAAGGCTGGTTCTCAAAACTGACTGCAAAAGTCAAACTGCTCTCATGGGCTGGTCAAATGATGGGAGTATCAAGCAAGGTACAGACTGTATAGTTGCTGAGTCGCTTGGACAGTGCCCTCC TTTTCAGTTCTCGAACGTCAACTCTTTACAAAACGTATTTACCAGTAAGTGTCTGGTACCTGAAGCGGGAGAGCTGAACCCCGATGATGACACCCAGTTAGTTGAAACGGCAGCGTGTGGAGAGGCATACTCCAGCTTTGTATTAAAGA ggATCCAAGGATACCTAAAACATTCAAGCAATAAATGTGTTGGTGTGAATGAAGGCAAACTGGTGTTCGAGGCCTCGTGCACCTCAGCCGAACAAGTCTTCtacaaagaaaagttttcatcttttctGATTCATGTAGCAAGTGGAAAATGCGTCGCAAATCCCGACCCAGTTGGCGCG GCACTGACTCTAACAGACTGCACAGCGAATGGAGCGGCAACTTTAACCTATGATGGAACGACTCTTGGTTATAGTGGCGGCAAGTGCGTGAAGCCGCAAAGAGGCGGAGCTAGTCCGGCGAATAACGAAGAGTTGGTGATCGAAACAGGATGCTCGGACGCAGCGTCGACATTTCATTTTGCAG ATGCCATTTTCTGTGGAGATGAGCCTTGCACATGCGTGGAAGGGTACGAGAAGCACGGAGAGAACTGCTTTCCCATCAACAATTGTGAGATTAGTAACGGCGGTTGCCTGGGCGAGGCCGAGTGTGTTTATACAGGCCCTGGTACAAGCATGTGTGTATGCCCACCCGGGTATCAGCTCGACTCAGATGGAACAAATTGTGACCAATGCCTAGATAACAACTGCTACAGTCAGTGTCAGTTTGTAGATGATGATGAACTTAAGAGTGTCACAAGCCTCCAGACCCATGTTGAGATTCGATTCCTGAATATCAAGACATCAGATTTGTTGCCATATATAGGAGAAACTACCACTGAACTCGTTGTTTATGCGCAGCAAATAACAATATCTGGGGTTCTAACTCTACCAAGTGGTGTAGATAAAGTTGCCTTCTTTTCCAATGAGATTCTGAAAGAAAACGGAGCACAAATTGTACTGTGGAATAACGCGTCACATGCTACCGAAATAACAGGTCGCCGTGCAGTTgttaaagttgaaaacaacaaactcttGTGTGATAACCGTTATTCAGCCAGTAATCCATGGCCAGGAAATGTGAAAGGGACTGTTTTTAATATCTATACAtctaaaacatcagcacctttCTCATGCTCTGGAAACTACAACACCAGAGATATTTCAATACAAGCTGCTTTAAAATCTAAACAAAATCCAAAGAAATCTCTCGATGCTGAACTGTACTCCCTGATTCTAAATTGTGCTAAGATCATGGCTCAGGGAACCCCGTTTTCAAAGGAGGGCAAGTTGCTCAAAGGAAGCCTTCCTGTTACATTAATTGAGTATGTTTTAGATGAAATTCGAACGGCTAAGAAGGAACAACTAGATACAAACTCTGTAAATGCGTTAAGACTGAATGCAAAAAACTTGATGGAGGATCTTTCCCTTCGTGCTCGCGGATATTACAGAGTACCTTACCTGTCGCTGAAAGCACATGAAAAGATTCTTATCCTCATAAAGGATGACGCTAAAATGGCCATACAAAAATACGAAAGGTTCGAGAGAATATCCCAAGATTTTGCAGCAGGGATTGAAGCCACAGATTCCATGACGGAACTGATGACAACCATCGTGAGGAAGAACGACCTGGACGTTGCAGCTCTTGAAACAGAACTTGAGGCAGCAAAAGCAGATTGTCAAGCAATGAAGAACAAACTTGAAGATGCAAAAACAGCTTTAGATACTGCTAAAGCTACATTCGAGGCAGGAGTGCGAGCGTACTCAAACCAGCAGATTGCTAATGCAGTGTTCTCTGTGCTTGGAGGAATTACAACGATATTTGCTGGTGGGGCTGGCGCGTTTATGGGTTTTACAATTGAACTGGGTTCTTTAGCTACCGACATAAGTAAAATTCAGAAGACTCTTTTCAAGCTAAGCATTATTATGGACTCCATTTCCAAGATAACCGAAGCTGCAAATACGTTCACGGACCTTCATTATGACGTCTTACCCTATGCCGGCACTGAAATTTCAGATTACTATTCTAAATCTATGCCCGAGAAAAAAGACCAGAGTTTGGCAGTGATGGTAAAAGAGTGGGATGTCTTTGCCGCAGAGGCAGATGCATTTCTTGGAGTTGGAACAGCTAGCGGGATATCAGGAGCATCAGATTACTTAGCAGCGCTTAAGACAGTGGCAATCTGGGGGAAAGGATATCACGAAAAATCTATCACTGTTCAAGAGCTTCTAGCAACGTTGACGAAGCTAAAGACACTTAAGAATGAACAACATGAAGCACAGGCGAAGATAAAAACATCTCGAGACAATGCACTATCTCTTAGAACGGTCAATGGAGAATTGCTAATAGAAATGGCGCTACAAAAACAACGACTTCGTAACATAATGGTTGAAAAGCTAATGTCCTTCTGCGATTCGTATTTCTACAACTGGTTGTCGGAATGTCCCGTGATGCCTACCATGTCAGATGACTTGTACGCTTTACACGAGAAAGTCAATCAGGGTCTAAGCGCTGTTATCAACGCTGTTGAAAATTTTGCACCTTTCATTCCTCAGGAGTTTGAAGCAACCATAATCCTTGCGGACGATAGCCAGGAGTGCAATAGTGTTGGCAAGCGGTCGCTGAGAGGTCGAAAGAGGCAACATAACGAGAGGAGGTCTGCTTGTGGAGTGAACCAGTTGGCTCTGAACACACTCAAATGCCCAATCTCAGAGCTCAAGCGTGCTAAAGGCTTTCTATTCAAGCTTGATGAGAACGACTCGGACATGTTTAAGGGTCACGAACGGGTCCACGTGGACGAGATTGAGATCTATTATGAAGGGGCCCAATTTGACCAAAATGGGTCACCTGGAGCAAAGACAGCCATCACGACATGGATTTCCTTTACCGGAATGATGACAGATGTATTTAGGGGAAGACGTTATGAGTTCCTTGCCCCTCCCCGAATAACAGAGTTCTCTTACAAGATAAAAACAGATAACACCTACGAAGTAACGCAGTCTGGAAAAGTAAGCAGCAAATATCAAGAATACTACGACGGAATCGCCGCCATTACCACCTGGAGTGTTAGCCTTCCTGCCTCGCTGAATAGCCCCAACCTAAATTTAGACGGGGTAAACCAGATTAAGATAAAACTCAAAGGGACGCGAGTACCTATACAACCGGTGGGAAGTGGTGATGACGATTTAGGCCAGGTTCAGGGAGTTGCAAAGATGGAGAAAGGAAGACGTCACAAGAGGAAGGAGACGCACGATCGCAAAGCATCATAA